In Leptodactylus fuscus isolate aLepFus1 chromosome 2, aLepFus1.hap2, whole genome shotgun sequence, one genomic interval encodes:
- the HGD gene encoding homogentisate 1,2-dioxygenase, whose amino-acid sequence MAELKYQSGFGNEFSSEDPRCLGALPEGQNSPQVCPYGLYAEQLSGSAFTCPRSSNQRSWLYRILPSVRHKPFEAYEQKHLSHNWDEVEPDPNQLRWKPFVVGEKKQDFVDGLYTLCGAGDPKSRNGIAIHIYTCSLSMTDRCLYNSDGDFLIVPQQGKLLIVTEFGKILVEPNEICVIQQGMRFSVEVFGDSRGYILEVFGVHFELPDLGPIGANGLANPRDFLTPVAWYEDRTVAGGYSVISKYQGRLFCAKQDFSPFNVVAWHGNYAPYKYNLENFMVINCVAFDHADPSIFTVLTAKSLRPGVAIADFVIFPPRWGVADRTFRPPYYHRNCMSEFMGLIKGHYEAKEEGFQPGGGSLHSVMTPHGPDGDCFEKASNAKLVPERVAEGTMAFMFESSLSMAVTRWGLETCNRLDKEYYRCWESLRSHFTPTQRSKK is encoded by the exons ATGGCGGAGCTCAAG TACCAGTCTGGATTTGGTAATGAATTTTCCTCTGAGGATCCTCGGTGTCTGGGTGCCTTACCTGAGGGACAG aATAGTCCACAGGTCTGTCCGTACGGTCTGTACGCCGAGCAGCTCTCCGGatctgccttcacctgtccccggagctccaatcagagaag TTGGCTCTACCGTATTCTTCCCTCTGTCCGCCATAAACCCTTTGAGGCCTATGAGCAAAAACACCTGTCACATAACTGGGATGAAGTGGAGCCGGATCCCAACCAG CTGAGATGGAAGCCGTTTGTAGTCGGAGAGAAGAAGCAGGACTTTGTGGAT GGTCTGTACACGCTCTGTGGAGCCGGAGACCCTAAATCACGCAATGGGATCGCCATCCATATCTACACCTGCAGTTTGTCTATGACGGACAG GTGCTTGTACAACTCTGATGGGGATTTCCTAATCG TCCCGCAGCAAGGAAAACTCCTGATTGTGACCGAGTTTGGGAAGATATTGGTGGAGCCGAATGAGATCTGTGTTATCCAG CAAGGGATGAGGTTCAGTGTCGAGGTCTTCGGAGACTCCAGGGGTTACATCCTAGAAGTATTTGGGGTTCACTTTGAGCTCCCTGACCTGGGGCCAATAG GAGCCAATGGCCTGGCTAATCCCCGGGATTTCCTGACCCCTGTGGCCTGGTATGAGGACAGGACGGTGGCCGGTGGCTACTCTGTGATCAGCAAGTACCAGGGCAGGCTCTTCTGTGCCAAACAG GACTTTTCACCCTTCAATGTAGTTGCCTGGCACGGTAATTACGCCCCTTACAAGTACAACCTGGAAAACTTCATGGTCATTAACTGTGTGGCGTTTGACCACGCG GACCCGTCCATCTTCACGGTGCTGACCGCTAAGTCCCTCAGACCTGGGGTCGCCATTGCAGATTTTGTCATTTTCCCGCCGCGCTGGGGTGTGGCCGACCGCACCTTCCGCCCTCCGTATTACCACA GGAACTGCATGAGCGAGTTCATGGGGCTGATCAAGGGTCACTATGAAGCCAAAGAAGAAGGATTCCAGCCCGGGGGAGGAAGTCTGCACAGCGTCATGACCCCTCATGGGCCCGACGGCGACTGCTTCGAGAAGGCGAGCAATGCCAAACTGGTGCCCGAGCGAGTGGCCGAAGGAACAATG GCTTTCATGTTCGAGTCTTCGCTCAGTATGGCGGTGACCCGCTGGGGGTTGGAGACTTGTAATCGCTTGGACAAAGAATATTACCGATGCTGGGAGTCGCTGCGCAGTCACTTCACCCCCACACAGCGGAGCAAGAAGTGA